In the Candidatus Binatia bacterium genome, CTCGATGTGGTAATGCGAGGAAGGGGCGACCTTGCAAATATTGGGCACCCGGCGCGACAAGCGGTCGATATCCCGCATCGTGAACGGCACGCCCGCTTCATGCGCAATCGCCAAGATATGCAGCACGGTGTTCGTCGAGCCGCCCATGGCGATATCTAGGGTCATGGCGTTTTCGAACGCCTCGAAGGTCGCGATGCTGCGGGGGAGCACACTAGTGTCACCCTGCTCGTAATAGCGCCGCGCCATCTCGACGATGAGCCGGCCAGCGGTTTCGAAGAGTTGCCAGCGAGCTGCATGGGTGGCCACGATGGTGCCGTTTCCCGGCAAGGCCAGACCCAAGGCTTCGTTCAGGCAGTTCATGCTGTTGGCCGTGAACATCCCGGAGCAGGATCCGCAGGTGGGGCATGCGGATCGCTCCATTTCGAGAAGTTCCGCGTCGCTCACACGATCGTCCCCCGCCGCGATCATCGGATCGATCAGATCCAGTTTGCGCGGAGGCAGAGGGTTTCCATGTTCGTCGTGGGTGCCGGCTGAGGTGCCCGCCTCCATCGGACCACCGGAGACGAAGATGGTCGGAATGTTCAGCCGCATGGCTGCCATGAGCATCCCTGGGGTAATCTTGTCGCAGTTCGAGATGCATACGAGGGCATCAGCCACGTGGGCTTGGACCATGTATTCAACGCTGTCGGCAATCAAATCGCGGCTCGGCAGCGAGTAAAGCATGCCGCCGTGGCCCATGGCGATGCCGTCGTCAACGGCGATGGTGTTGAACTCCACGCCCCAGCCGCCAGCAGCATCGATCACCTTTTTCAGCCGCTGGCCCACATCGTGCAGGTGGACATGGCCGGGTACGAACTGAGTGAAGCTATTGGCGATCGCGATAATCGGCTTTTGGAAGTCAGCATCCTGCATGCCGGTGGCACGCCACAACGCACGCGCCCCCGCCATGTGTCGCCCTTGGGTGGTCACCCGGCTGCGGTAGGGATTCATGGCTACCAGTGTAGTGCGACGGGCGGCGGCAAGCAACGAAGGACGGAACTGCGCAGGGCCTCGGCTCAGTCCTCGTCGGGCAAGGGTTCGGCCGGTGGGGCGTACTCCTTACCTTCTTCGATGGCCTCCACCACGTCCTCGGTTTGCGGCGGCTCCGGCCGCACCTCGACCGCCGGTGGGACGACCGGCTTGTCCCGATCCTCTCGCTCCCACAGGAGCTCGCTGATTTGCAACCGGTCGACAATTTCCTGCACGCCGGCGACATCGGTTAACAGCTTCAGCAGGATTTGGTGCTCAAGCTCGCTCGGTAGGGCGCCTTCGAGATACACCACCCCGTGGCGAGCCACGATGCGAAGCTCTTCCATGTCGACGCGCCCGTCTTCGCGCACAGTGTCGCGCAAAGCCTCTTCGAGCTCGCGGTCGGAGAGCAATTCGAGATCACCGGGCAGCCCCCCGCGCTTAGGCGTGGCCTCCTCTTCTTCTTCCGTCGCTTCGGGAACTTCTTTTTCCCGACGTTCGGCGCATTTAACACAGTAAGGTGTTTGCGGGATGGCACGCAGCCGAGCGATGGGAATTTTTCCGCCGCAGTCGACGCAAACCCCGTAGCTCCCTTCGGCAATGCGGCGGAGGGCATCCTCAATCAGGGCAAGCTCACGGCGTTCGTGTTCGCCGAGCCGATCGTAAAGCCGCGCTGCGCGTTCCTCCTGAGCGAGTTCTTCGAGCTCGGCCTCCCGCTCGGCAGCAATGGCTGCCAGGTCGGCCTCGGTTTCGGCCACGGCGTGCAGCAAGGCCGCACGTTGTTTGCGCAGCTCTCGGGCCAGTTTCAATAGCTCGCTTTCTTTCATAACAGGGTTCCTTCTGAGTCTTTCGCTGCGAACGCTGGTTTGACTTACCTCAGTGCAACCTGCCTCAGGCCAACTTGGTTTCTCGGCGGCAGCATCATCGCACATCCAGAGGCGGTGCGGAACTGCCTTCGAGCGCGTTCCGCACCGCTGTTAACCGATTCGCAAAAACCGTTTATGCGGCCTGCACTTCGATCTTCTTCGGCCGCTTCCCAGGCTCTTCGGTTTTCGGCAGACGAATTTCGAGGACGCCATCTTTGAGGGTTGCGCTGGCGGCGTCAGCCTTCACTTCAACTGGCAAAGTAATCGTGCGCGTAAACGAGCCAAAGGTTCGTTCGCTACGGTAGTAGTCCTTTTCCTTCACCTCCTCGCTCCGTTGCTTTTCGCCCTTAATCGTGAGCGTCTTATCCGTCAGGCTGACCTCGATCTGGTCCTTGGTTAGGCCCGGAAGTTCCGCCTTGACGACGACGTCATCTCCTTCCTCGTAAACGTCAACCGCTGGGACCTTGAGTTCGAACTCACGAAGCGGCCGCCAGACCTCTGGCCACTCGATCCGTGGCCACGGGAACCTCGGTAAGTCGGAAAAGAAGCGCTCCACAAAGCGCTCGAACGGGTCGACGACTACCCGCTCGACGGGCGCCGCGCGTACCGGGACAACTTCGCCCCCGCGGTTGCTTTGTTTCTTGGTTCCCTTCGCTTTGGCCTTTGCCATGTACGTCATCCTCCTTTCTTTTTTTCGCGCTGCCAAGATTTGTTCGATTCGTGTCCGCCGCAAGTGCTTCGCAATTCCGAAGCCAAAAATTTTCCTTGCGTCCCAGGCACACGTTTGCTGCACGCTGTTCTTTTTTCCGAGAATCCACCGAGTGGCGCATGCGTCTAGCCGGTGCGGTGGTTTGAACAGCGAAGAGGTGGTTTGGACAGTGAAGAAAACTCCGTTGTTTAAGGGTCACCGGGTTGTTAGTTTGAGCCCGCATTGACGAACTCGCGGGGTTCGCCCCGCGGGGCTTGGCGCCCGCTCTCCCTCTCTTAGCCCCCCTTCGGGAGGGAGGGCGGCGCTGAGCTCACTGCAGCGAGGGCGCGCGCCTCGGCGGTTGCCGTACCCAGTGACGCTGACTGTTATTCGAGTGAATAGTTGGAGTGCCGGCGGAGTGGGCAGCCCTTCGAGGAAAACCTGAGACCAGTATGTCTGCCGGCGGCCACCGGCCACGCCCTCGGATTCCGAGCGCCATCCTGTTTCTCTTTGGTGGATTTGTGGCTAGAAAGCCGGTCCTATCATGAAAGCTGTAGTTCTTTGCGCGGGCCTAGGAACGCGGTTGCGTCCTTTGACCTTCAGCACAGCCAAGCACCTGATTCCTGTGGCGAATAAGCCGGTGTTGTTTTACGGGCTTGAAAGTCTCGTGGAAGTTGGGGTGCGCGAGATTGGCATTGTCGTGAGCCGGGAAAGTCGGCCCGTGATTCAGAACGCTGTCGACGACGGGAGTCGATGGGGGGCAATAGTCACGTACATCGAGCAGGAGAAGCCGCAGGGGCTGGCTCATGCCTGCGCATGTGCGGAGACGTTTGTCGGGGACGAACCTTTCATCATGTACTTAGGGGACAACCTGCTGCCCAATGGCTTGCGAGCGCCAGTGGAGCTCTTCCGGACCAGTAAGGCGAACGCTGTGGTCCTCCTCAAGGAGGTGGATGATCCGTCTCGCTTTGGCATCGCCGAAGTCCAAGGGCAGCGCATCGTGCGCTTGGTAGAGAAGCCGGAGAATCCACCGTCGAACCTCGCCATTGTCGGCGGATACATTTTCGATCGCAATATTTTTGACTCCATCCGCCGCATCAAGCCGTCGTGGCGCGGCGAGTACGAGATTACCGACGCAATCCAAGACTTGGTCGATCGCGGCTTCACCGTAGTGCCCTACATTGTGCCGGGTTGGTGGAAGGACACAGGAAAACCCGAGGACATCTTGGATGCGAACCGGGTGATCTTGGATGGCATGCGCAGCGCCATCGAGGGAGAAGTGGACGCAACCTCGGAACTCAACGGAACGGTGATTGTTGCGCCCGGGGCGGAAATTGTGAACTCGCGAATCCACGGCCCCGTGATTATTGGCAAGGACGCCCGCGTGTTTGATGCTCAAGTGGGCCCGTATGTGTCTCTGGGCGACCGAGTACATGTTCTTCACAGCGTGGTGCGCAACTCGGTGATCATGGAAGACTCGCTCATCGAAAAGGTTGCGGAGCCGGTGTGCGATAGCTTGATCGGTCGCCGCGTACTTCTGCGCGGCACTACCAAGACTTCGGGCCTGCGGGTGCTACTCGGCGATTATTGCGAAGTGGAGCTTGGCAAGTAAACGGGAGCTGGGGGCATGGCCGAGGGTGGCTGGCGACGGGCGGCACGGTCCTTGGCGACCCTGGCCGCTGTGTGCGGCTTGCTCGGCGGTGTTGCGGACCTCGGTTGGGCGCAGGGCTGCACGGACCTCGCGGGCCACTTCAGCGCGCAGGTGAACGGGTCGACCTCGGGCTCGAGCACCCGTGTGGGCTCTTGCGGGGGCGGAGAAGCGCCGGAAGCCGTGCTCGCGTTCACTGCCCCGCGGGCGGGTGCGTACACCTTCGACACGTTGGGCTCGTCGTTCGATACAGTGCTGTACGTGCTGAGCCACAGCAATACGGAGCTTGCGTGCAACGACGATGTCCAAGTCGGCGTCGATGCCTGGTCGCGCGTGGCGGTCACGCTTGCTGCCGGTCAGACCGTGCAGGTCGTTGTCGATGGCTTCAGCACGCAGAGTGGTGAGTTCGTTTTGCGGGTCAACGCCGACTGCCCATTGCCGTTTCGTGCCGATGCCCGCGACGTTGGCAATGCAGCAACTTGGGTTGTGAGCGGCTCTACGAATTGCGCGCCTGCGGTGCTGCCAGCGCAAGGGTGCAGCAGTGTGACCTGGGGACGCGGGTCGACCTTCGTCTATACCGCGCCGTTCTCCGGCACGTTCGAGTTCAGTACCGAGGGCTCCGAGTTCGACACTTTGCTCGCTGTCCGACTCGGGACGTGTTCTGGCGTCGAACTCCGGTGTAACGATGACGTCGTTGGGGGGAGCAGCGTCGCCTCTCGGCTTCGAGTGGACTTGGCCATAGGGCAGACCGTGGTGCTGGTCGTGGCGGGGAAGGATTCCGCAAGCGGCCGTTTCGTGCTCAGCGGAACGGGGGTGCCCTTCACCCCGACTGTGACATTTACGCGCACGCGGACCCGCACGCCCACCGCCACGCGCTCGTTCACCCCTCGGCCCTCCGCAACGAACTCGCCGACGCCGTCGTTCACACGCTCCCCAAGTCCAACTCCGACGGCGAGCGCCACTGCCACCTCTTCGCGCTCGGCTACAGCTACACGCTCATTCACGGCGACTGCGACTCCGCGAGCGACCTTGGCGAACACGCCTGCGGCAACGGCGGTGGCGACCGCGACCGCCACGGCCTCGGGCACGCCCACACCGAGCCGCACGCCGGTAGCGAGTCCGAGTGCCACGGCATCGCCCACTGCGACCCTAACCGCGCTGGTTTGCTGTGAATTTCCCTTGGGCAGTCTCTTGCGCTGCGAGCTGCTCGGTGCCGCTGAATGCCACGGCCGCGGTGGTATGACTCTTCCTGTGGATGCCTGCACATCCGCGCGTTGCAGCCCTCCGATGAGCCCGACTGGCACGATCACCGCGATGCCGACGCGGACCCTGACGTCTCGCCCCACTTTAACCCCGTTGCCCTCGTCGACTCCCGCAGCGACGGTGAGCAGCGCGCTGA is a window encoding:
- a CDS encoding TraR/DksA C4-type zinc finger protein, which gives rise to MKESELLKLARELRKQRAALLHAVAETEADLAAIAAEREAELEELAQEERAARLYDRLGEHERRELALIEDALRRIAEGSYGVCVDCGGKIPIARLRAIPQTPYCVKCAERREKEVPEATEEEEEATPKRGGLPGDLELLSDRELEEALRDTVREDGRVDMEELRIVARHGVVYLEGALPSELEHQILLKLLTDVAGVQEIVDRLQISELLWEREDRDKPVVPPAVEVRPEPPQTEDVVEAIEEGKEYAPPAEPLPDED
- a CDS encoding Hsp20/alpha crystallin family protein, with product MAKAKAKGTKKQSNRGGEVVPVRAAPVERVVVDPFERFVERFFSDLPRFPWPRIEWPEVWRPLREFELKVPAVDVYEEGDDVVVKAELPGLTKDQIEVSLTDKTLTIKGEKQRSEEVKEKDYYRSERTFGSFTRTITLPVEVKADAASATLKDGVLEIRLPKTEEPGKRPKKIEVQAA
- a CDS encoding glucose-1-phosphate thymidylyltransferase, which encodes MKAVVLCAGLGTRLRPLTFSTAKHLIPVANKPVLFYGLESLVEVGVREIGIVVSRESRPVIQNAVDDGSRWGAIVTYIEQEKPQGLAHACACAETFVGDEPFIMYLGDNLLPNGLRAPVELFRTSKANAVVLLKEVDDPSRFGIAEVQGQRIVRLVEKPENPPSNLAIVGGYIFDRNIFDSIRRIKPSWRGEYEITDAIQDLVDRGFTVVPYIVPGWWKDTGKPEDILDANRVILDGMRSAIEGEVDATSELNGTVIVAPGAEIVNSRIHGPVIIGKDARVFDAQVGPYVSLGDRVHVLHSVVRNSVIMEDSLIEKVAEPVCDSLIGRRVLLRGTTKTSGLRVLLGDYCEVELGK
- the ilvD gene encoding dihydroxy-acid dehydratase, encoding MNPYRSRVTTQGRHMAGARALWRATGMQDADFQKPIIAIANSFTQFVPGHVHLHDVGQRLKKVIDAAGGWGVEFNTIAVDDGIAMGHGGMLYSLPSRDLIADSVEYMVQAHVADALVCISNCDKITPGMLMAAMRLNIPTIFVSGGPMEAGTSAGTHDEHGNPLPPRKLDLIDPMIAAGDDRVSDAELLEMERSACPTCGSCSGMFTANSMNCLNEALGLALPGNGTIVATHAARWQLFETAGRLIVEMARRYYEQGDTSVLPRSIATFEAFENAMTLDIAMGGSTNTVLHILAIAHEAGVPFTMRDIDRLSRRVPNICKVAPSSHYHIEDVNRAGGIFTILGELDRGGLIHRDVPTVHSRTMGEAIDRNDVRRPTASPEARQRSLAAPGGVRTTVAFSQATYYAELDSDRVSGCIRSLEHAYSQDGGLAVLYGNLAPDGCIVKTAGVDESIWTFEGPARVFESQEEACHAILNDKIRPGDVVVIRYEGPKGGPGMQEMLYPTSYIKAKQLGKVCALVTDGRFSGGTSGLSIGHISPEAAEGGAIALVRDGDRIRIDIPQRKIELLVDKAELKQRRIAEIERGAAAWTPRNRQRAVSPALQAYALLTTSAARGAVRDLSQVRRNGRRSNSNGRKSAR